From Sediminibacterium sp. TEGAF015, a single genomic window includes:
- a CDS encoding DUF1800 domain-containing protein yields MKFAKPFCVGMGLLFLFVFTVSAADPIPFKKYGYTPAQAAARLLDRFSFGAKPGQVDAVVAMGIDNWFEQQLEANELNVSLDKRLANFKSLQLNNDSIVNRYLNAGQVIRLATRNGLLNRDSIQADQAAYRAQVRQLMQQQGYLPIQELHRELVVQKILRAAYSNNQLQEVLTDFWFNHFNVSATKNQCQQFIYTYERDAIRPNVLGNFKDLLLATAMHPAMLEYLDNASSVSVRNAPRLNANAPRNARGLNENYAREVMELHTLGVDGGYTQADVTAVARALTGWTVMPLAKDGPGRNLLERLNPEQLSRRGFVMQGDFLFRADQHDNEAKTILNKNFSANGGYQEGVDVLTMLAEHPSTAQFICTKLATRFVSDTPSASLIKNMVKTFQSTGGNIKAVLRTMVHDPAFWKKTAPHEKVKSPFELVISAVRATNAQIIQPFQLFNWCTKMGQRFYYYQAPTGFPDRASYWINTGSLLNRMNFGLAFASQKIPGVRMDLAALNNYHEPESAIDALTVYSNLLLPQRDHTANIKRLIPLVNDEAVEEKINKAAGADLSATSTNKQTESMIDVSKSNTAEEKMILDKGNKTLLSQVVGIIIGSPEFQRK; encoded by the coding sequence ATGAAATTTGCGAAGCCGTTCTGTGTTGGGATGGGTTTATTATTCCTTTTCGTGTTCACTGTTAGTGCGGCAGATCCAATCCCCTTTAAAAAATATGGCTATACACCGGCACAAGCCGCAGCCCGTTTATTGGATCGATTTAGTTTTGGTGCCAAACCCGGCCAGGTTGATGCGGTAGTGGCGATGGGCATTGACAACTGGTTTGAGCAACAACTGGAAGCCAATGAGCTCAATGTTTCATTGGATAAGCGATTGGCGAATTTCAAATCTTTGCAGCTGAATAATGATAGTATTGTAAATCGCTATTTGAATGCAGGACAAGTAATCCGATTGGCTACTCGCAACGGATTGCTCAACAGAGATTCCATACAGGCAGATCAAGCAGCATACAGGGCACAAGTAAGGCAATTGATGCAACAGCAAGGCTATTTGCCCATACAGGAATTGCATCGGGAACTGGTGGTGCAGAAAATATTGCGCGCTGCTTATAGCAACAATCAATTACAAGAAGTATTAACGGATTTTTGGTTCAATCATTTTAATGTTTCTGCTACCAAGAATCAGTGCCAGCAATTTATATATACTTACGAGCGAGACGCCATAAGACCGAATGTGCTAGGCAATTTCAAAGACCTATTATTAGCCACTGCGATGCATCCTGCAATGTTGGAGTATTTAGACAATGCCAGTAGTGTGAGTGTGCGCAATGCGCCAAGGTTGAATGCTAATGCCCCTAGAAATGCAAGAGGCTTAAATGAAAACTATGCACGCGAAGTAATGGAATTGCACACACTGGGCGTGGACGGTGGATATACGCAAGCAGATGTTACAGCGGTTGCAAGGGCGTTGACGGGTTGGACAGTTATGCCTCTGGCAAAAGATGGACCCGGAAGAAATTTATTGGAACGGTTGAATCCAGAACAATTGTCTCGGAGAGGATTTGTTATGCAAGGAGATTTTCTATTCAGAGCAGATCAACACGATAATGAAGCCAAAACTATCTTAAATAAAAATTTTTCTGCCAATGGCGGATACCAGGAAGGGGTAGATGTATTGACTATGTTGGCAGAACATCCTTCTACCGCGCAATTTATTTGTACCAAATTGGCTACCCGATTTGTGAGCGATACGCCTTCCGCTTCTTTGATTAAAAATATGGTGAAGACATTTCAGTCTACTGGTGGAAATATAAAAGCCGTTTTGCGCACTATGGTGCATGATCCTGCATTCTGGAAAAAAACGGCACCGCACGAAAAAGTGAAATCCCCTTTTGAATTGGTGATCAGTGCCGTAAGGGCTACCAATGCACAGATAATTCAGCCTTTTCAATTGTTTAACTGGTGTACTAAAATGGGACAACGTTTCTATTATTACCAGGCACCCACTGGATTTCCTGATAGAGCATCTTATTGGATCAATACAGGGTCTTTGTTGAATCGGATGAATTTTGGTTTGGCATTTGCTTCACAGAAAATTCCAGGAGTGCGAATGGATTTGGCAGCTCTAAATAATTATCATGAACCTGAAAGTGCCATTGATGCATTAACGGTGTATAGTAATCTATTGTTGCCGCAACGTGATCATACCGCCAATATCAAACGGTTAATTCCATTGGTAAACGACGAAGCAGTGGAGGAAAAAATAAATAAGGCAGCGGGAGCAGATTTATCAGCAACCAGTACCAACAAGCAAACTGAAAGCATGATAGATGTATCCAAAAGCAATACTGCGGAAGAAAAAATGATTTTAGATAAGGGAAATAAAACATTGCTTTCTCAAGTAGTAGGTATCATTATTGGTTCACCTGAATTTCAAAGAAAATAA
- a CDS encoding OPT family oligopeptide transporter, producing the protein MSQPTKQFKPFVAPESNMAELTVKSILVGSLFGVIFGAATVYLALKAGLTVSASIPIAVIAITLGRKFLKTTILENNIIQTTGSAGESIAAGVAFTLPGFLFLSAPDSASYFNYLTILILSIVGGLLGTLLMVPLRKALIVNEHDNLPYPEGTACGDVLKAGEKGGDFAKTAFWGLGVAFVYALLQKVLHVIAETPYYATQQINKFFPSAKVSGEITPEYLGVGYIIGPKIGGVLVAGGVLSWLVFIPLFSTLVPPDVIAAQLVKLGYLADLAVAGGKGGWDPVTHTFADYSSAIYYAYIRQIGAGTVAAGGIITLIKTIPTIVKSVKGSVASLKAENSGTAGTILRTDRDLSLKVVGWGAVGLILLITILPQVPGDSVLQKLLIGVLVILFGALFVTVSSRIVGLIGSSNNPISGMTIATVMGTSLIFLSVGWTGQSFEPLVLVVGGMICIAAANAGATSQDLKSGYIVGATPRNQQIALFVGAIVSSIVIGLTVKFLDKPSSEMLNQGINHAIGTEKYPAPQATLMATLIKGILSQNLDWQYVFAGVFLAVTMELCGIKSLSFAVGAYLPLATTLPIFLGGAIRGVVEAKQKKANVQLSAEEEELGKGNLFATGLVAGGAVAGVVIAFIAGSSGGEKFLAAVSQEHNLVQLLSENGYFILGTLFFATMAGILYKVATKK; encoded by the coding sequence ATGTCGCAACCAACCAAGCAATTCAAACCCTTTGTGGCGCCTGAGTCGAATATGGCGGAATTAACCGTGAAGTCCATTTTAGTGGGTAGCTTATTCGGTGTTATTTTTGGCGCAGCTACTGTGTACCTGGCATTGAAAGCGGGTTTAACCGTATCTGCTTCTATTCCTATTGCGGTGATTGCCATCACCTTGGGTAGAAAGTTTTTAAAGACGACCATACTAGAAAATAATATCATTCAAACTACAGGTTCTGCAGGTGAAAGTATTGCAGCGGGTGTGGCATTTACCTTACCGGGATTTTTATTTTTATCGGCACCGGATAGTGCTTCGTATTTTAATTATCTCACGATTCTGATTCTTTCCATTGTTGGGGGATTATTGGGTACGCTGTTAATGGTGCCTTTGCGCAAAGCCTTAATTGTAAACGAACACGATAATCTTCCTTATCCTGAAGGAACAGCTTGTGGTGATGTTTTGAAAGCAGGAGAGAAGGGTGGTGATTTTGCCAAGACCGCTTTCTGGGGATTAGGTGTTGCTTTTGTATATGCGCTCTTACAAAAAGTATTGCATGTAATTGCAGAGACCCCTTATTATGCTACACAGCAAATCAATAAATTTTTTCCTTCTGCTAAAGTTAGTGGAGAAATTACGCCAGAGTACTTGGGCGTAGGGTATATCATTGGTCCAAAGATTGGTGGTGTATTGGTAGCAGGCGGTGTGTTGAGCTGGCTAGTATTTATTCCTTTGTTTTCTACATTGGTTCCACCCGATGTAATTGCAGCGCAATTGGTGAAACTAGGCTACTTGGCGGACCTTGCAGTAGCAGGCGGTAAGGGTGGATGGGATCCGGTTACACATACGTTTGCAGATTATTCTTCTGCTATTTATTATGCCTATATCAGACAAATTGGAGCGGGTACAGTAGCAGCAGGTGGTATTATCACCTTAATTAAAACCATTCCAACGATTGTTAAATCAGTGAAGGGTTCAGTAGCTTCTTTAAAGGCAGAAAACAGTGGAACAGCTGGAACTATTCTTAGAACTGATAGAGATTTGAGTTTGAAAGTAGTAGGTTGGGGCGCTGTTGGACTAATACTTTTAATTACCATTTTGCCACAAGTACCTGGCGATAGTGTTTTGCAAAAATTATTGATTGGGGTATTGGTAATTTTATTTGGTGCACTGTTTGTAACCGTCTCTTCTAGAATCGTTGGTTTGATTGGGTCTTCGAATAATCCCATCAGTGGTATGACCATTGCCACAGTTATGGGAACCAGTTTGATCTTCTTAAGTGTGGGCTGGACAGGTCAAAGTTTTGAACCGCTGGTCTTGGTTGTAGGCGGTATGATTTGTATTGCTGCTGCCAATGCGGGTGCTACTTCACAAGATTTAAAAAGCGGATACATTGTGGGTGCCACACCACGCAACCAACAGATTGCTTTGTTTGTGGGTGCCATTGTATCATCCATTGTCATTGGTTTGACTGTGAAATTTTTAGATAAGCCAAGTTCTGAAATGTTGAACCAGGGCATTAACCATGCCATAGGAACCGAGAAATATCCTGCACCACAAGCCACTTTAATGGCCACATTGATTAAAGGTATTCTTTCCCAAAACTTAGATTGGCAATATGTTTTTGCAGGGGTATTCTTAGCGGTTACTATGGAGCTCTGTGGTATAAAGTCCTTGAGCTTTGCAGTAGGAGCTTACCTGCCGTTGGCCACCACTTTGCCTATCTTTTTGGGCGGTGCTATCAGAGGTGTTGTAGAAGCCAAGCAAAAGAAAGCCAATGTGCAATTGAGTGCGGAAGAAGAAGAATTGGGAAAGGGCAATTTGTTTGCAACAGGCTTAGTTGCAGGAGGTGCTGTAGCTGGTGTGGTCATTGCATTTATTGCTGGCTCTTCGGGAGGGGAGAAATTCCTTGCCGCAGTGAGTCAGGAACACAATCTGGTACAGTTACTCTCTGAAAACGGCTATTTTATTCTCGGTACTTTATTCTTTGCTACTATGGCAGGAATACTTTACAAAGTAGCGACTAAAAAATAA
- a CDS encoding peptide MFS transporter: MTEKTKSVGHPKGLYVLFATEMWERFNYYGMRAILVLFMTKALMFDKVFASNLYGSYTGLIYLTPLVGGYFADRYWGNKRSILLGGIVMAIGEFILFFCGALYNSNPDASAWLFFSGLGFMIAGNGFFKPNISSLVGQLYAKGDTRTDSAYTVFYMGINVGGALGPFICGLVGDTGNPADFKWAFLAGGIGMLLSVVTLQFLHNKYVLDPQGKVLGLTPENAPAKFLKPTFILGTLGVFSLICIGLIYVDVKVFSYLFYLLIASILLIAFIVFSDKTLSALEKKKVAVIFTVSFFVIFFWSAFEQAGASLTFFAEEQTNRDLGFFVVPASFFQSLNSTFVVILAPIFAFLWLKMGKREPSSPMKMALGLFLLALGYLWIAFGVKDVQPGIKVSMMWLTGMYFMHTSGELCLSPIGLSLVNKLAPIKFASLLMAVWFTANAFANKLAGVLSALYPDGKTTYVLGFAITNLYDYFMMFVVMAGTASLILFIIASKLKKMMD; this comes from the coding sequence ATGACCGAGAAGACCAAATCCGTTGGCCATCCAAAAGGACTCTATGTATTGTTCGCAACTGAAATGTGGGAACGTTTTAACTACTATGGCATGCGCGCTATCCTGGTTTTGTTCATGACCAAGGCGCTGATGTTCGATAAAGTATTTGCTTCTAATTTATATGGCAGTTATACCGGCCTGATTTACCTGACTCCATTGGTGGGGGGGTATTTTGCCGACCGTTATTGGGGCAATAAACGCTCTATTTTGTTGGGGGGTATTGTAATGGCCATAGGAGAATTCATCCTGTTTTTTTGTGGTGCATTATACAATTCCAATCCGGATGCATCGGCCTGGCTCTTCTTTTCAGGTCTAGGTTTCATGATAGCGGGAAATGGATTTTTTAAACCGAATATTTCTTCTTTGGTTGGTCAATTGTATGCCAAGGGGGATACCAGAACTGATTCTGCTTATACGGTATTTTACATGGGAATTAATGTGGGCGGTGCTTTGGGGCCTTTTATTTGCGGCCTTGTAGGCGATACAGGCAATCCTGCCGATTTTAAGTGGGCTTTTTTGGCTGGGGGGATTGGAATGCTGCTGAGTGTAGTTACCCTGCAGTTTTTGCATAACAAATATGTATTGGATCCACAGGGAAAAGTGTTGGGATTGACTCCCGAAAATGCACCCGCCAAGTTTTTGAAACCAACATTCATATTGGGAACCTTAGGGGTATTTTCGCTGATTTGTATCGGTCTAATATATGTAGATGTAAAAGTATTTAGTTACTTGTTCTATTTGTTGATTGCAAGTATTCTACTCATTGCATTTATAGTCTTTTCCGACAAAACATTATCCGCATTGGAAAAGAAAAAAGTAGCTGTGATTTTCACAGTCTCTTTCTTTGTTATCTTTTTCTGGAGCGCTTTTGAACAGGCAGGTGCTTCGCTAACTTTTTTTGCCGAAGAGCAGACCAACCGAGACCTAGGTTTTTTTGTGGTGCCCGCCAGTTTCTTTCAATCTTTGAACTCCACTTTTGTAGTGATACTTGCGCCCATCTTTGCTTTTCTATGGTTGAAAATGGGTAAGCGGGAACCCTCTTCTCCTATGAAAATGGCACTGGGCTTATTTTTGCTGGCCTTGGGGTATTTGTGGATTGCTTTTGGTGTAAAAGATGTGCAGCCAGGAATTAAAGTAAGTATGATGTGGCTGACTGGCATGTACTTTATGCATACCAGCGGAGAACTTTGTTTGTCACCCATTGGATTGTCGCTCGTGAATAAACTAGCACCCATCAAATTTGCTTCTTTATTAATGGCTGTGTGGTTCACTGCAAATGCATTTGCCAATAAACTGGCCGGTGTATTGAGTGCTTTGTATCCTGATGGAAAAACTACTTATGTGTTAGGCTTTGCTATAACCAATTTATACGACTATTTCATGATGTTTGTGGTGATGGCAGGAACCGCTTCTTTGATCTTGTTTATCATTGCAAGCAAGTTGAAAAAAATGATGGATTAA
- a CDS encoding type VI secretion system amidase effector protein Tae4, with amino-acid sequence MNIIQITNYLCVYLNYPPSFFLTLVLFLFASLFFSGCKKTGDVINRELPENISKQELLLWINKYQKLMPNGPKPILEQTLKTYYKGQMILKMPLSSGGGNLYFTKTDKLYVQFIRVVSIDNQVGTPFTGFYEFIDMVTYVYKKVVFKQGIRQAEEKKEKANVDLIQNTSTVRSTETWLGAFLRCLVSHIIAVPRRDINGNWGCFGLDGSIFVLDPEASDGGGAVISIEGGAGPGIDWFNWFNSINWPGLPPSYPDGGVNTGGDGSWAPFIGDGVNTPLNPPNSEFPTTLNLTFDELDNMFGNSEGQDGEIINNPNLIEYEEPVIQRPLPKLSDWLIFFPKISNTQKMEAWQVYDLVGGSLKRSFESEPKIYENACAVRGSRALNYSDPSKPIPILKYGNPPIQITQKGADQKNYILNAVAFEKYMIDAYGDTPIQLVGNAANNFSEVFKLLKGKSGIYVIINKDVSASTGAGYSGHVDAIINGRCITNSYITPRGGVKSIRIWILND; translated from the coding sequence GTGAATATTATTCAAATCACCAATTACTTATGCGTCTATTTAAATTACCCCCCCTCATTTTTTCTCACTTTAGTATTGTTTTTATTTGCTAGTCTATTTTTCTCGGGTTGCAAAAAAACAGGAGATGTAATTAATCGTGAATTACCTGAGAACATTTCAAAACAAGAGTTGCTGCTTTGGATAAACAAATATCAAAAGTTGATGCCAAATGGACCAAAGCCAATCTTAGAGCAAACTCTAAAAACATATTACAAGGGTCAAATGATTTTGAAAATGCCATTGAGTAGCGGTGGTGGGAATCTTTATTTTACTAAGACAGATAAACTCTATGTTCAATTTATTAGAGTAGTTTCAATTGATAATCAGGTTGGTACACCTTTTACAGGTTTTTATGAGTTTATTGATATGGTTACATATGTGTACAAGAAGGTTGTTTTTAAACAAGGTATAAGGCAAGCCGAAGAAAAAAAAGAGAAAGCAAATGTTGATTTAATACAAAATACTTCTACAGTAAGGTCAACTGAGACCTGGCTTGGTGCCTTCCTTCGATGTTTAGTAAGTCATATTATTGCAGTACCTCGAAGAGATATTAATGGTAATTGGGGTTGCTTCGGATTGGACGGTAGTATATTTGTATTGGATCCAGAAGCGAGCGATGGAGGCGGCGCAGTAATTAGTATTGAAGGGGGAGCTGGCCCTGGAATTGATTGGTTCAATTGGTTTAATTCAATTAATTGGCCTGGCCTTCCTCCCTCTTATCCTGATGGCGGGGTTAATACAGGCGGTGATGGTTCATGGGCACCATTTATTGGAGATGGTGTGAATACTCCTTTAAATCCTCCAAATTCTGAGTTTCCTACTACTCTTAATTTGACATTTGATGAATTAGACAATATGTTCGGCAACTCTGAAGGTCAAGATGGGGAAATAATTAATAACCCTAATTTAATAGAATATGAGGAACCTGTTATTCAGAGACCTTTGCCCAAATTGAGTGACTGGTTAATATTTTTTCCTAAAATAAGTAATACACAAAAAATGGAAGCATGGCAGGTTTATGATCTAGTTGGTGGGTCACTTAAACGAAGTTTTGAAAGTGAACCAAAAATTTATGAAAATGCTTGTGCAGTTAGAGGTTCAAGAGCATTAAATTATTCAGACCCTAGTAAGCCAATTCCTATTCTGAAATATGGTAACCCGCCAATACAAATAACTCAAAAAGGGGCTGATCAAAAAAACTATATTCTCAATGCCGTAGCTTTTGAAAAATATATGATTGATGCATATGGAGATACTCCTATTCAATTAGTTGGGAATGCTGCAAATAATTTTTCTGAAGTGTTTAAATTACTTAAGGGGAAAAGCGGTATATACGTTATTATAAATAAAGATGTTTCCGCAAGTACAGGTGCCGGTTATTCTGGTCATGTTGATGCAATTATAAATGGCAGATGTATTACAAACTCTTATATAACTCCAAGAGGGGGCGTAAAATCAATCCGAATTTGGATATTAAATGATTAA
- a CDS encoding DUF1501 domain-containing protein yields MSSRRAFMRSGAMALFATGIAGGIPSFITRAAAAAMPAAPYKRNKVLVCIFQRGAMDGLMAVTPFTDMELKKARPTLFMDPTNGAGKLFDLDGQFGLHPSFASLQPFFADKRLAIAHGVGSPNNTRSHFDAQDYMESGTPFSKSTSSGWLNRAVGLMGHDASPFRAVSITGALPRSLYGNEDALAISNLEDFALQTKGNPMAANLTAGSFEELYEQTSNRLLNRAGKESFEAMKMLNPNDIKNYKPVTGVVYPNSPLGNSLRQIAMLIKMNIGLEVAFAESGGWDTHFNQGTVNGVFARNVRDFSDSIAAFWNDMSAYQDDVTLMTMTEFGRTVAQNGTGGTDHGRASCSFILGNDVQGGKVYQQIGSLAKDQLEDQRDLPVTTDFRSVFSGVANKHLGINNNGVLFPKWEGKALEIIL; encoded by the coding sequence ATGAGCAGCAGAAGAGCTTTTATGCGATCAGGGGCTATGGCCCTTTTTGCCACCGGCATTGCTGGAGGAATTCCATCCTTTATTACGCGAGCTGCTGCAGCGGCTATGCCAGCTGCACCGTACAAGAGAAACAAAGTATTGGTTTGCATTTTTCAAAGAGGAGCCATGGATGGACTTATGGCTGTAACACCGTTTACCGATATGGAATTGAAAAAAGCAAGGCCAACCTTATTCATGGATCCTACCAATGGAGCTGGTAAATTATTTGATTTAGACGGACAGTTTGGATTGCATCCGAGCTTTGCATCTCTACAACCATTTTTTGCAGATAAAAGATTGGCCATTGCACATGGGGTAGGTAGCCCTAATAATACCCGCAGTCATTTTGATGCGCAGGACTATATGGAGTCGGGAACTCCTTTTAGCAAAAGCACTTCCAGTGGCTGGCTAAACAGAGCAGTTGGATTGATGGGCCATGATGCCAGCCCTTTCAGGGCGGTAAGCATTACTGGTGCATTGCCAAGAAGCTTGTATGGAAATGAAGATGCATTGGCGATTAGCAACCTGGAAGATTTTGCCTTGCAGACGAAGGGGAATCCGATGGCTGCAAATTTGACTGCAGGGTCTTTTGAAGAATTGTATGAACAAACCAGCAATCGTTTGTTAAACAGGGCAGGCAAGGAAAGTTTTGAAGCCATGAAAATGCTAAACCCGAACGATATTAAAAATTACAAACCTGTTACGGGTGTGGTATATCCCAATAGCCCATTGGGCAATTCATTAAGACAGATTGCCATGTTGATTAAAATGAATATTGGTTTAGAAGTAGCTTTTGCTGAAAGCGGGGGATGGGATACTCACTTTAATCAGGGCACCGTCAATGGCGTGTTCGCTCGCAATGTGCGAGACTTTAGTGATAGCATTGCTGCCTTCTGGAATGATATGAGTGCTTACCAAGACGATGTAACCCTGATGACCATGACCGAGTTTGGCAGAACCGTAGCACAAAACGGAACAGGGGGCACCGATCATGGAAGGGCCAGTTGTTCTTTTATTTTAGGCAATGATGTACAAGGCGGAAAAGTGTATCAACAAATAGGTTCACTCGCCAAAGATCAATTAGAAGACCAACGCGATTTACCTGTTACCACAGATTTTAGATCGGTATTTAGCGGAGTAGCCAACAAGCATTTAGGCATCAATAATAACGGTGTATTATTTCCTAAGTGGGAGGGGAAAGCGTTGGAGATTATTCTATAG
- a CDS encoding serine hydrolase domain-containing protein: MPSILKKMVACLLTYCSVIIALAQENPNANYQPPFFADKERVAKVKALAPVIQSMYSNYAKANHFPSFSYGVVVDGELIISGSEGYNDIANGTKANSRTMYRIASMSKSVTAMAIIKLRDEGKLKLDDPVADYIPELKNQALTKDAAPITIRELLTHSTGLPEDNPWGDRQLADTEEELIALFKKHLSFSNVNGTEYEYSNVGFATLGLIIKKVTGLPYSEYINRHFFKRLGMQAAWEYSKVPTAQLAKGYRYVNDSFKEEALLHDGIYGAMGGLITSVESFSKYMALHQQAWPARNDAENIIINRSSIREMHQPWRYASLNPYFNYGNGIACPAVSSYGYGLNIFRDCNNKVFVGHSGGLPGFGSNWRIMPEYGIGVVLLANVTYAPTASINLKVLDSVIKLAGLQPRQIPVSSVLQQRKNELVKLLPNFINAKQSGIFAENFFDDYYTDSLVKQATAAFQTIGKITKIEEVIPENQLRGSFIINGEKGKLKIFFTLTPENPALIQEYRLSVVK, translated from the coding sequence ATGCCATCGATATTAAAAAAAATGGTTGCATGCCTACTCACTTATTGTAGTGTAATCATTGCTTTAGCGCAAGAAAATCCCAATGCAAACTACCAGCCTCCTTTTTTTGCAGACAAAGAAAGAGTGGCAAAAGTAAAAGCACTGGCTCCTGTGATTCAATCGATGTACAGCAACTATGCAAAAGCCAATCACTTCCCAAGCTTTTCATATGGCGTAGTGGTAGACGGGGAATTGATTATCAGTGGCAGTGAAGGATACAACGATATTGCCAACGGAACCAAGGCCAATAGCAGAACCATGTACCGCATTGCTTCCATGAGCAAAAGTGTTACAGCCATGGCCATCATTAAATTGAGAGACGAAGGAAAATTAAAATTAGACGATCCTGTTGCCGATTATATTCCCGAATTAAAAAACCAGGCACTCACCAAAGATGCAGCCCCAATAACTATTAGAGAATTACTCACACACTCCACAGGGTTACCAGAAGACAATCCCTGGGGCGACAGACAATTGGCGGATACAGAGGAAGAATTAATTGCATTATTCAAAAAGCATTTGAGCTTCTCGAATGTAAATGGCACAGAATACGAATACAGCAATGTTGGGTTTGCTACGCTGGGTTTAATCATTAAAAAAGTAACGGGCTTACCTTACAGCGAATATATCAACAGGCATTTTTTTAAAAGGCTGGGCATGCAGGCTGCATGGGAATACAGCAAAGTGCCTACAGCACAATTGGCAAAAGGCTATCGGTATGTAAATGATTCATTCAAAGAAGAAGCTTTGTTGCATGACGGCATTTATGGGGCCATGGGGGGATTAATCACCTCCGTTGAATCCTTCAGTAAATACATGGCATTGCACCAACAAGCATGGCCGGCAAGAAATGATGCAGAAAACATTATCATCAATAGAAGCAGTATCCGCGAAATGCACCAGCCCTGGAGATATGCTTCCTTGAACCCTTATTTCAATTATGGCAATGGCATTGCCTGCCCAGCCGTGTCCTCCTATGGTTATGGACTGAATATTTTTAGAGACTGCAACAACAAAGTATTTGTTGGACATAGTGGGGGATTGCCCGGATTTGGAAGTAATTGGCGCATCATGCCCGAATACGGCATAGGTGTAGTATTATTGGCAAATGTGACCTATGCACCAACCGCCTCCATTAATTTGAAAGTATTAGATAGCGTTATTAAACTAGCAGGTTTACAACCCAGACAAATACCTGTCTCTTCTGTATTACAGCAACGAAAAAATGAATTGGTAAAACTGCTGCCTAATTTTATCAACGCAAAACAGTCAGGTATTTTTGCTGAAAACTTTTTTGATGATTACTATACCGATTCCTTGGTAAAGCAAGCCACTGCTGCTTTTCAAACCATTGGCAAAATCACCAAAATTGAAGAAGTAATACCAGAGAATCAACTGCGCGGATCCTTCATCATTAATGGAGAAAAAGGAAAACTGAAAATCTTCTTTACGCTCACACCTGAAAATCCTGCATTGATTCAGGAGTATCGGTTGAGTGTGGTGAAGTGA